The region TCCTCCGCCGATTCGCCCGTGGCCGAGACGATGAGAGGCACCCGATGCGGCAAGCGACGGAGGGCGGCGCCATAGGCCTCGAGGCCCGGATTGTGAAAGCCATTGCAGTTGACGAGGCCGGGCCCCTCGGGCGTCTCGATGCGGACGAGATTTGGCGGGGGATGTCCGGGACGTGGCGTGGGCGTGATGCTCTTCGTGGTCACTGCCCCGAAACCAAGCCCCATGGCGCGCCGGAGAATCGTCGTGTCGTAGTACATCGACGACAAGATCAGCGGATTGGGCAGCCGCACGCCGCCCAGGGTCGTGGCGAGGCGCGGGTCGTGGTTGCGGAAGATGGGCAAGCGATCGAGGGGCAGGAGGCGCAGGCCCCACTGGCCCAGGGGCACCGCGACGCGCTCGGGCAGCCGGGAGAGGAGGCCGCCGTAGAGCACACGATAGAAAGAATCGGCGGCGCGCACCATGGCGATTGCGTGCACATGGTATCCTAGCTCGCGATGGAGTTCCACGACGCGACGGGCGCGCTCGTCTCGCTCGCCGCCCCGCCACGGCGCATCGTCTCTCTCATCCCGAGCATCACCGAGATCCTCTTCGCCGTGGGCGCCGGTGACGCGGTGGCCGGCTGCACGGTGTACTGCACCCAGCCCCCCGAGGGCGTCGCGGCCAAGACGCGAATCGGCGGGGAGAAGGACCCGAAGCTCGACGTGATCCGCGAGCTCCACGCCGACCTCGTGGTCGCCAATGTCGAGGAGAACGTGCGCGAGCACGTCGAGACGCTCCGCGGCTGGGGCATCCCCGTCTATGTCACCTATCCGCGCACGGTCGCGGCCGGCATACGCCTGGTGCGAGACCTCGGCGAGGTTGTCGGACAGGGCGAGCGGGCGGCGACCCTCGCGAGCGAGCTCGAGGCCGCGCTGGAGGCGGTGCGGAGGGCGCGCGCGGACACTCCTCGGCGCCGCGTCTTCTACCCGATCTGGCGGCGGCCCTGGATGACCGTCAACCGCGACACGTATGCCCACGACATGCTGGTGGAGTGCGGAGGGATCAACGCCTTCGGCGGGCACGAGCGGCGCTATCCCGAGGTGACGCTCGACGAGGTGGCGCAGGCGGCGCCCGAGGTCATCCTGCTGCCGGACGAGCCCTA is a window of Candidatus Methylomirabilota bacterium DNA encoding:
- a CDS encoding cobalamin-binding protein produces the protein MEFHDATGALVSLAAPPRRIVSLIPSITEILFAVGAGDAVAGCTVYCTQPPEGVAAKTRIGGEKDPKLDVIRELHADLVVANVEENVREHVETLRGWGIPVYVTYPRTVAAGIRLVRDLGEVVGQGERAATLASELEAALEAVRRARADTPRRRVFYPIWRRPWMTVNRDTYAHDMLVECGGINAFGGHERRYPEVTLDEVAQAAPEVILLPDEPYRFRRAHLADFQAHPEIPAVREGRLHLMDGKLATWYGPRIKEALAILPRLIGGESAA